A stretch of the Porites lutea chromosome 12, jaPorLute2.1, whole genome shotgun sequence genome encodes the following:
- the LOC140921822 gene encoding trace amine-associated receptor 7h-like, with protein sequence MEWWLQFFGWFLTFLTVLGNCSMILLISINRRLYCSANWFVLSLAVADFGVGAAVFPMGYICKYATNCNMRLFVAFYWFFLHSSTTNLCALILDRYTILLYPFKYPTSMVGRKPGKVIVFSWFIPLTISTSLVLGPYATKSPVFLKALHITGVSGLEIISCSLLFYAIVRILLVQAKQNYAMQSIERQIRHNQALIRASIPRRRKRANAVGFVIAIALFFVGCYVIVNYLILCLSFSCSSLSDYDHEELVSICTLLLIGNSAVNPLVYALLKRDIKRELRQLIHRQVKHITKSRKSAILLSVI encoded by the coding sequence ATGGAGTGGTGGTTGCAGTTCTTTGGCTGGTTTCTAACTTTTCTTACAGTGTTAGGAAACTGCTCCATGATTTTACTTATTTCTATAAATCGTCGGCTGTATTGTTCAGCAAACTGGTTTGTCCTCTCCCTGGCAGTAGCAGACTTTGGGGTTGGAGCAGCTGTTTTTCCTATGGGATATATCTGCAAGTACGCGACAAACTGCAACATGAGGTTATTTGTCGCCTTCTATTGGTTTTTTCTCCATTCGTCGACCACAAACCTCTGCGCTTTGATCCTGGATCGCTACACCATTCTTCTCTACCCTTTTAAGTACCCAACTTCTATGGTAGGGCGAAAACCGGGAAAAGTCATCGTATTTTCATGGTTCATTCCGCTGACGATTTCTACATCTCTTGTACTGGGCCCGTACGCCACAAAATCTCCTGTTTTTTTAAAGGCTTTGCATATAACCGGAGTCTCTGGGCTTGAAATAATATCGTGCTCGCTTCTTTTTTACGCCATTGTTCGTATTTTGCTAGTACAGGCAAAACAAAACTATGCTATGCAGTCTATTGAACGACAGATTCGCCATAATCAAGCATTAATCAGAGCTTCCATTCCGCGGAGAAGGAAAAGAGCCAATGCAGTTGGCTTCGTGATAGCAATAGCACTGTTCTTCGTCGGATGCTACGTCATCGTTAACTATTTAATACTAtgcctttcattttcttgtagcAGTTTATCTGACTATGATCATGAAGAACTAGTCTCAATTTGTACCTTGCTTCTAATTGGAAACTCGGCTGTAAACCCGTTAGTGTACGCACTGTTAAAAAGGGACATCAAACGCGAATTGAGACAGCTAATTCATAGGCAAGTTAAGCATATTACTAAAAGTAGAAAATCTGCTATTTTGCTCAGCGTTATTTGA